A region of the Mesobacillus jeotgali genome:
CTCAAACCTGCCCTATATCAGCGAAAATTTGATAAAACACGGAAAACCGGCAGATACCCCGGTGATCCTCATCCAATGGGGGACATTTTCCCGGCAGCAGACTTTGGAAGGAACTCTCTCCAATATTTCTGCTAAGGCCAAGGAAGTGAATTTCACCAACCCTGCGATCACCCTTGTAGGTGCCATCGTCTCGCTTCGTGAAAAATTGAATTGGTTTGAAAAGAAGCCGCTGTTTGGCAAACAAATATTGCTTGCCCGAACCGGAACTGATGAAAGTGAACTAGCCAGGGAGTTAATGGTGCAGGGCGCTGACGTGATTGAATTTCCAAAATGGAAAAAGGTGACCGTGCCTGCAGACCCAGCCATGGTGAAAAGAATTCCTGATGAATACGAACAAATCCTTTTCACATCTCCAGAAAGTGTCAGTGAATTTTTCGAAGTCCTTTTTGCTGAAGGAATCGATATCAGAAGGGTAAAAGCAAACTTTTACGGCTGTTCAACAAAGTCAGTTAAAGCATTGAATGAAAGGGGATTCTTTGCAGAATTGGAAGTGAAAATGCCATTGTCTGACAGACTTTTAATAGTAGGTGACAATGATACTTTTCATCAAGATTCTCGTGCTGATAAGTTTATGACGTCACGTAAAATCATTGACGAGCAATTCACACCAATTTTTAAAAGAGTTCTTGAGGAAGCTTCAGTTAATACAATTGTATTGCCAAGCAGCAGGGCAGTAAAAACATTGATAGATGAAGGAATCCTTCAGGATATCATACCGCGGCAGCTCCTTGAAACGACAAAGATTGTTTGTATGGGAGTTAGGACATCTGAAGCTGCAAAAAAATATGGTGTGATTCCTGACAAGGTGTTGCCCGCTCCAGATAAAACCGAGGTGGTCAATTATTTGGCCAGTAAAGAATCTGAACTGGCTTTGGTATAATGGATTCGTTTCAAAGGAGAGAAAGATATGGAAGCGACAGTGTTCATCAGCCATGGAAGCAGAAATGAGCATGGAAACAATGTGTTTGTAACGTTCATCGAGAAAGTGATTTCAACAGGGAAGAGTCCATATGCTTCCTATGGGTTCCTTGAAAATGCGCGGCCATCCATCTTCGAAGCGGTAGAGGCATGCATTTTAAAGGGAGCATCATCCATAACCGTCGTTCCAGTATTGCTGCTTCCGGGAATCCATGCAAGTGTGGATATACCAGAAGAACTGGAAAGGGTCAGACAAAA
Encoded here:
- the cobA gene encoding uroporphyrinogen-III C-methyltransferase, which codes for MEKGRAYLVGAGPGDVQLITVKGLEAIKKAQVILYDRLANPKLLDYAPANCELIYCGKLPDRHVLRQEMINDLLVSKVLEGKIVVRLKGGDPGVFGRVGEEAAALAENGLPFEIVPGITSGIAAPLYAGIPVTHREFGESFAVVTAHDKSENGQPKLDWKGLATGVDTIAFYMGISNLPYISENLIKHGKPADTPVILIQWGTFSRQQTLEGTLSNISAKAKEVNFTNPAITLVGAIVSLREKLNWFEKKPLFGKQILLARTGTDESELARELMVQGADVIEFPKWKKVTVPADPAMVKRIPDEYEQILFTSPESVSEFFEVLFAEGIDIRRVKANFYGCSTKSVKALNERGFFAELEVKMPLSDRLLIVGDNDTFHQDSRADKFMTSRKIIDEQFTPIFKRVLEEASVNTIVLPSSRAVKTLIDEGILQDIIPRQLLETTKIVCMGVRTSEAAKKYGVIPDKVLPAPDKTEVVNYLASKESELALV